One genomic window of Malaciobacter molluscorum LMG 25693 includes the following:
- a CDS encoding dicarboxylate/amino acid:cation symporter, whose product MWALYKKVPLWQKIFLGLVLGLITGLIFKDFAIYLKPLGTLFLNLIKMLIVPLIFVTLVSGITSMDDLSKMKRVGLKTFFIYLATTAVAITIGLAFGYIFQPGVGIELTNEETVIAKTAPSLIDTLLNIITTNPISSLAQGNILQIIFFAIILGLSINLAKDKSKPLKDFFSSFSEVMFKMTDIVISFAPIGIFGLMAWVSASYGIDVLYSLLKVILCVYIASLLHMIFTYGLSIKFISKLSMIKFFKGIIPAQMIAFTTTSSSGTLPVTTSNVVNNLGASKSISSFVLPLGATINMDGTAIYQGVCAMFVAQAFGVDLTFSNMLTIVLTSTLASIGTAGVPGAGLIMLTLVLTSVNLPLEGVAIIAGIDRILDMARTTVNVTGDAMVSVFVAKSENELDEKVYNS is encoded by the coding sequence ATGTGGGCTTTATATAAAAAAGTGCCTTTATGGCAAAAGATATTTTTAGGATTAGTTCTTGGTTTAATTACAGGACTTATCTTTAAAGATTTTGCAATTTACCTAAAACCTTTAGGAACACTATTTTTAAATCTAATTAAGATGTTAATTGTGCCTCTTATTTTTGTGACATTAGTAAGTGGGATTACATCTATGGATGATCTATCAAAAATGAAAAGAGTAGGTTTAAAAACTTTTTTCATTTATTTAGCAACAACTGCAGTTGCTATAACAATTGGATTAGCTTTTGGGTATATTTTTCAACCAGGGGTAGGAATAGAGTTAACAAATGAAGAGACTGTTATTGCAAAAACAGCGCCATCGTTAATTGATACTTTATTAAATATAATTACAACTAATCCTATTAGTAGTTTAGCTCAAGGTAATATTTTACAAATTATCTTTTTTGCAATTATTTTAGGCTTATCAATAAATCTTGCTAAAGATAAATCAAAACCATTAAAAGATTTTTTTAGTTCATTTTCTGAAGTAATGTTCAAAATGACTGATATTGTAATATCTTTTGCACCGATTGGTATTTTTGGTTTAATGGCTTGGGTTAGTGCATCATATGGGATAGATGTTTTATATAGTCTATTAAAAGTGATTTTATGTGTTTATATTGCTTCACTTTTACATATGATATTTACATATGGATTATCAATTAAATTTATTTCTAAATTGAGTATGATTAAATTCTTTAAAGGTATTATTCCTGCTCAAATGATTGCTTTTACTACAACAAGTAGTTCAGGGACTCTTCCTGTTACAACATCAAATGTTGTAAATAATTTAGGAGCTTCAAAATCAATTTCAAGTTTTGTTTTACCTTTAGGTGCAACAATTAATATGGATGGAACTGCAATTTATCAAGGTGTATGTGCAATGTTTGTTGCACAAGCATTTGGTGTTGATTTAACATTTTCTAATATGCTAACAATAGTTTTAACTTCAACACTTGCATCAATTGGAACAGCGGGAGTTCCTGGTGCTGGATTGATTATGCTTACTTTAGTATTAACTTCTGTTAATTTACCTTTAGAAGGTGTCGCGATTATTGCAGGAATTGATAGAATATTGGATATGGCAAGAACTACAGTAAATGTAACAGGTGATGCTATGGTTTCAGTTTTTGTTGCAAAAAGTGAGAATGAATTAGATGAAAAAGTTTATAATAGTTAA
- a CDS encoding response regulator transcription factor produces MKILVLEDNERLCNLISSALEKEGYKVDTFYDGEDALEALVNGYQCFILDINVPSLDGISILESIRLYHKDIPVIIISSNHELDKIQTSYEIGCDDFLKKPFFMYELIHKIKKLCKYETKVLNLGDNFVFDYTKHCLTKDGKEVKLAKKEILFLELLAKDVHRVFSFDEIEEYVWEGEPTSLGNIRALVKRIRKKIPEKSIKIVKGLGYSIDASEIE; encoded by the coding sequence ATGAAGATATTAGTGCTTGAAGATAACGAAAGATTATGTAATTTAATCTCTAGTGCGTTAGAAAAAGAGGGGTATAAAGTTGATACATTTTATGATGGGGAAGATGCTCTAGAAGCATTAGTAAATGGTTATCAATGTTTTATTTTGGATATAAATGTTCCTTCTTTGGATGGAATTTCTATTTTAGAATCAATTAGATTGTATCATAAAGATATTCCTGTAATAATTATTAGTTCTAATCATGAACTAGATAAAATTCAAACATCATATGAAATAGGATGTGACGATTTTTTGAAAAAACCATTTTTTATGTATGAGTTAATACATAAAATAAAAAAACTATGTAAGTATGAAACAAAAGTGTTAAATTTAGGTGATAATTTTGTCTTTGATTATACAAAACATTGTTTAACAAAAGATGGGAAAGAAGTAAAACTTGCAAAAAAAGAGATTTTATTTCTAGAATTACTGGCAAAAGATGTACATAGAGTATTTAGTTTTGATGAAATTGAAGAGTATGTATGGGAAGGTGAACCAACATCTTTAGGTAATATTAGGGCTTTAGTAAAAAGAATAAGAAAAAAGATACCTGAAAAATCTATTAAGATTGTAAAAGGATTAGGTTATTCTATTGATGCATCAGAGATTGAATAA
- a CDS encoding sensor histidine kinase, with protein MQRLSIKKFLLIFTIVFFSMNLYANGVKNVLIINSYHKGFDWSDKIIKGMEEVFYKTNIDSNVLYMDSKRISSQKYYNKLKELYLLQLSKHKYDLVVAIDPFAYEFVLKYYKDLCTNGQPIYFIGLEQFSREYVKKFGLENKVSGMMERRAIPETIKMIPIIMPDIKKLYIINDKSANGDDSEPYIKEAIKEIGNKYKVEYIRSISFEDLKKKFSKFRKNEAIFFIRFYNDSTGKLNKNYEIASFIENVKLPVFITDDLFIHSGAFGGKLVNIKQLGRNSAKVIMKILKDPSISPIIETDLSYSYVFDYKKAKEFFLSPEILHKEFVYVNAPVSFFDKYRKFIDFVFILSPFLLFLTLGLLNNLYHRIRNAKKLKQRMEFDKVLLNSVQSPILWQDQNGYIVDSNLKFKEFLELFTMDEKGRKLKDFIENDNVNNLLKMIKNLAGKNEIIFKSDKDEEYIFMINQTEYTENIFKTSGTVTVFTDVTKEKAALKEKMKHQEFIVQQSKLAEIGEIFSSIAHQWKSPLVEIATIAQEQIYKNGTQEDEENSQYVNDIMFQVRYMTETINDFQDFIRPSNQKIVFDIYESVVRMMEIVRHNIKYNYIRVNINVAKNCNLNILGYKNELMQTLLNVVNNAKDAIIKNKKANNIKKGVININIKNVDNYVLIEIEDNGGGISKEHINNVFEPYYTTKESGHGIGLYMAKLIIEDKMGGVISVINTDMGAKFSIKLELNHEDISA; from the coding sequence ATGCAAAGATTATCTATTAAAAAGTTTCTTCTTATTTTTACTATTGTTTTTTTTTCTATGAACTTATATGCAAATGGTGTAAAAAATGTACTAATTATAAATTCTTATCATAAAGGTTTTGATTGGAGTGATAAAATTATAAAGGGTATGGAAGAGGTATTTTATAAAACAAATATTGATAGTAATGTTTTGTATATGGATTCTAAAAGAATATCTTCCCAAAAATATTATAACAAACTAAAAGAGTTATATTTACTTCAACTTTCAAAACATAAATATGATTTAGTTGTAGCTATTGATCCTTTTGCATATGAGTTTGTTTTAAAATATTATAAAGATTTATGTACAAATGGACAACCAATTTATTTTATTGGACTTGAACAGTTTTCAAGAGAATATGTAAAAAAATTTGGTTTAGAGAATAAAGTCTCAGGAATGATGGAAAGAAGGGCAATTCCGGAGACTATAAAAATGATTCCAATAATTATGCCTGATATTAAAAAACTTTATATAATAAATGATAAAAGTGCAAATGGCGATGATTCAGAACCTTATATAAAAGAAGCAATTAAAGAAATAGGAAATAAATATAAAGTTGAATATATAAGAAGTATATCTTTTGAAGATTTAAAGAAAAAATTTTCAAAATTTAGAAAAAACGAAGCAATATTTTTTATTAGATTCTATAATGATAGTACGGGAAAATTAAATAAAAATTATGAAATAGCATCTTTTATTGAAAATGTAAAATTACCGGTATTTATTACTGATGACTTATTTATTCATTCAGGTGCATTTGGTGGGAAATTAGTAAATATTAAACAATTAGGAAGAAATTCTGCAAAAGTTATAATGAAAATTTTAAAAGATCCTTCAATTTCTCCTATTATTGAAACAGATTTGTCTTACAGTTATGTATTTGATTATAAAAAAGCAAAAGAGTTTTTTTTATCTCCTGAAATTTTGCATAAAGAATTTGTATATGTAAATGCTCCTGTATCTTTTTTTGATAAATATAGAAAATTCATAGATTTTGTATTTATTCTTTCTCCTTTTTTACTATTTTTAACATTAGGACTTTTAAATAATTTATACCATAGAATAAGAAATGCAAAAAAATTAAAACAAAGAATGGAATTTGATAAAGTTTTATTAAATTCTGTTCAAAGTCCAATTTTATGGCAAGATCAAAATGGATATATTGTTGATTCGAATTTAAAATTTAAAGAGTTCTTAGAACTATTTACAATGGATGAGAAGGGGAGAAAATTAAAAGATTTTATAGAAAATGATAATGTAAACAATTTATTAAAAATGATAAAAAATTTAGCAGGAAAAAATGAAATAATATTTAAATCTGATAAAGATGAAGAATATATTTTTATGATAAATCAAACAGAATATACAGAGAATATTTTTAAAACTAGTGGTACAGTTACTGTGTTTACTGATGTTACGAAAGAAAAAGCTGCTTTAAAAGAAAAAATGAAGCATCAAGAATTTATTGTGCAACAATCAAAATTAGCAGAAATTGGTGAAATATTTTCTTCGATTGCACACCAATGGAAAAGTCCATTAGTAGAAATTGCAACAATAGCACAAGAACAAATTTATAAAAATGGAACACAAGAAGATGAAGAAAATTCACAATATGTAAATGATATTATGTTTCAAGTTCGTTATATGACAGAAACTATAAATGATTTTCAAGATTTTATAAGACCATCTAATCAAAAAATAGTATTTGATATATATGAATCTGTAGTTAGAATGATGGAAATTGTAAGACATAATATTAAATATAATTATATAAGAGTAAATATAAATGTTGCAAAAAATTGTAATTTAAATATATTGGGATATAAAAATGAGTTAATGCAAACTCTTTTAAATGTAGTAAATAATGCAAAAGATGCGATAATAAAAAATAAAAAAGCTAATAACATAAAAAAAGGAGTTATCAATATAAATATCAAAAATGTAGATAATTATGTATTAATTGAAATAGAAGATAATGGTGGAGGAATCTCAAAAGAGCATATAAATAATGTATTTGAACCTTATTATACAACAAAAGAATCAGGACATGGGATTGGCTTGTATATGGCAAAACTTATTATTGAAGATAAAATGGGTGGAGTTATAAGTGTTATAAATACAGATATGGGTGCAAAATTTAGTATAAAATTGGAATTGAATCATGAAGATATTAGTGCTTGA
- a CDS encoding type II asparaginase yields MAKPNITILATGGTIAGAGDSATKSAYSAGAVTVDKLISAVPSINKMANIKGEQISNIGSQEMNNKVWLKLAKRVNELLKKDDVDGVVITHGTDTMESTSYFLDLTVKSKKPIVFVGAMRSGSSMSADGPMNIYNAVSVAINKQSYGKGVVVVMNDEIHSAREVTKVNTSNVNAFSSVNTGKIGTVYYGDVHYYMAPLRKHTYQTEFNIEKINSLPRVDILYGHANDSDVFVKAAVKAGAKGIIHAGMGNGNPYPTTQTALANAVKEGVVVARTSRVGSGRTNLHGEVDDAKYGFIVTDNLNAQKARILLMLGLTKTHDKKELQKMFFEY; encoded by the coding sequence ATGGCTAAACCAAATATTACAATTTTAGCTACTGGTGGAACTATTGCAGGAGCAGGTGATTCTGCAACAAAAAGTGCTTATTCTGCGGGTGCAGTTACAGTTGATAAATTAATTTCAGCAGTACCTTCAATTAATAAAATGGCGAATATCAAAGGTGAACAAATATCTAATATTGGTTCTCAAGAGATGAATAATAAAGTATGGTTAAAACTTGCAAAAAGAGTTAATGAATTACTTAAAAAAGATGATGTAGATGGTGTAGTTATTACTCATGGTACAGACACAATGGAATCAACATCATATTTTCTTGATTTGACAGTAAAAAGTAAAAAACCAATCGTTTTTGTAGGTGCTATGAGATCTGGTTCATCTATGAGTGCTGATGGTCCAATGAATATTTATAATGCTGTTAGTGTTGCTATTAATAAACAATCATACGGAAAAGGTGTAGTTGTTGTAATGAATGATGAAATTCATAGTGCAAGAGAAGTAACTAAAGTTAATACTTCAAATGTAAATGCGTTCTCTTCTGTTAATACAGGAAAAATTGGTACAGTTTATTATGGTGATGTTCATTATTATATGGCTCCACTTAGAAAACATACTTATCAAACAGAGTTTAATATTGAGAAAATCAATTCTTTACCAAGAGTAGATATTTTATATGGTCATGCTAACGATTCAGATGTTTTTGTAAAAGCAGCAGTTAAAGCTGGTGCAAAAGGTATTATTCATGCAGGTATGGGAAATGGTAATCCTTATCCAACAACTCAAACTGCTTTAGCTAATGCTGTTAAAGAAGGTGTTGTAGTAGCAAGAACTTCAAGAGTTGGAAGTGGTAGAACTAACTTGCATGGTGAAGTTGATGATGCTAAATATGGATTTATCGTAACAGATAATTTGAATGCTCAAAAAGCAAGAATTTTATTAATGTTAGGTCTTACTAAAACTCATGATAAAAAAGAACTACAAAAAATGTTCTTTGAATATTAA
- a CDS encoding anaerobic C4-dicarboxylate transporter — protein MLVLEIIVVLAAIFLGARMGGIGIGYAGGLGVLVLCLGFGLEPGSIPIDVILIIMSVIAAIAAMQVAGGLDYMVKIAEDILRKNPKQITYLAPTVTYFMTLLAGTGHTAYSTLPVIAEVAKEQGIRPSRPLSIAVVASQIAITASPISAAVVFFSGILEPLGVGYIQLLAIVIPTTYVACMITAFFSNFMGKELKDDPVYQERLSKGLVKLRGETKVEIKKGAKLSVAIFCVTILSVVTYATLISKKVGVIVDPSLPRNEAIMVFMLACATIISLFCKVDTSKVISASTFKSGMSACICVLGVAWLGTTFVGAHINEIKGFASDLLNQYPWMLAVTLFFASMLLYSQGATTKALMPAALALGVDPTTAIASFAAVSALFVLPTYPTLLAAVEMDDTGSTRIGNLVFNHPFMIPGVIAIALSVIFGFMFAGVII, from the coding sequence ATGTTAGTTTTAGAAATAATAGTAGTTTTAGCCGCCATATTCTTAGGAGCAAGAATGGGTGGTATTGGAATCGGTTATGCGGGTGGACTTGGTGTTCTTGTTTTATGTCTAGGATTTGGACTTGAACCAGGAAGTATTCCAATCGATGTTATTTTGATTATCATGTCAGTTATTGCAGCAATCGCAGCAATGCAAGTTGCAGGTGGTTTAGATTATATGGTTAAAATTGCAGAGGATATTTTAAGAAAAAATCCTAAACAAATTACATATTTAGCACCAACTGTTACATATTTTATGACTTTACTTGCAGGTACAGGTCACACTGCTTATTCTACACTTCCAGTTATCGCTGAAGTTGCAAAAGAGCAAGGAATTAGACCATCAAGACCTTTAAGTATTGCAGTTGTTGCATCACAAATTGCCATAACAGCTTCTCCTATTTCAGCAGCAGTTGTTTTCTTTAGTGGAATTTTAGAACCACTAGGTGTTGGTTATATTCAATTATTAGCGATTGTTATTCCTACTACTTATGTTGCTTGTATGATTACAGCATTCTTTAGTAACTTTATGGGAAAAGAATTAAAAGATGATCCTGTTTATCAAGAAAGATTATCTAAAGGTCTTGTTAAACTAAGAGGTGAGACTAAAGTTGAAATTAAAAAAGGTGCAAAATTATCAGTTGCAATTTTTTGTGTAACTATTCTTTCAGTTGTAACATATGCTACATTAATTAGTAAAAAAGTTGGAGTAATTGTTGACCCTTCTTTACCAAGAAATGAAGCAATTATGGTATTTATGTTAGCTTGTGCAACTATTATATCTTTATTTTGTAAAGTTGATACAAGTAAAGTTATTAGTGCATCAACATTCAAATCAGGTATGAGTGCTTGTATTTGTGTACTTGGTGTTGCATGGTTAGGAACTACTTTCGTTGGTGCACATATCAATGAAATTAAAGGTTTTGCAAGTGATTTATTAAATCAATATCCATGGATGTTAGCTGTAACATTATTCTTTGCTAGTATGTTGTTATATTCTCAAGGTGCAACAACAAAAGCATTAATGCCAGCAGCATTAGCACTAGGAGTTGATCCAACAACTGCAATTGCATCATTTGCAGCAGTAAGTGCATTATTTGTATTACCAACTTACCCTACATTATTAGCAGCAGTAGAAATGGATGATACAGGTTCTACAAGAATTGGTAATCTTGTATTTAATCACCCATTTATGATACCTGGTGTTATAGCAATTGCATTAAGTGTAATCTTTGGATTCATGTTTGCAGGTGTAATTATCTAA
- the aspA gene encoding aspartate ammonia-lyase, with the protein MKTRMEHDLIGDKEIPNEVYYGVQTARAQENFHITGVLLSQFPTFIESLAKVKKATALANYNLGTLEENKKNAICSACDEIIAGSLHDQFVVDMIQGGAGTSINMNANEVIANRALEILGHEKGEYQYLHPNNDVNKSQSTNDSYPTAFRIALFEKIYELIDSMNILRKAFSNKADEFKDVVKMGRTQLQDAVPMTLGQEFHSFATMIEEDIQRLVDAQQLVREMNLGATAIGTGINSHPAYAHEVELRLQEVTGRPFVTAKDLVEATQDTGAYVQISGVLKRVATKISKICNDLRLLSSGPRTGFNEINLPAMQPGSSIMPGKVNPVIPEVVNQVAFQVIGTDVTITMASEGGQLQLNVFEPVIAYNLFNSINMMKNAFETLAEKCVVGITANEERCKDLVLHSIGLVTALNPYIGYENSTNVAKEALDSGRSVYDIVLEKKLLTKEELDDIIKPENMIKPRERK; encoded by the coding sequence ATGAAAACTAGAATGGAACATGACCTAATTGGTGACAAAGAAATACCAAACGAAGTATATTATGGAGTTCAAACTGCAAGAGCACAAGAAAATTTCCATATTACAGGTGTTTTATTATCTCAATTTCCTACATTTATTGAATCATTAGCAAAAGTTAAAAAAGCAACAGCTTTAGCTAATTATAATTTAGGAACATTAGAAGAAAATAAAAAAAATGCAATTTGTTCAGCTTGTGACGAAATTATTGCAGGTTCATTACATGATCAATTCGTAGTAGATATGATTCAAGGTGGAGCAGGAACTTCTATTAACATGAATGCAAATGAAGTTATTGCAAATAGAGCACTTGAAATTTTAGGACATGAAAAAGGTGAATATCAATATTTACACCCAAATAATGATGTAAATAAATCACAATCAACAAATGATTCATATCCAACTGCATTTAGAATTGCATTATTTGAAAAAATTTATGAATTAATTGATTCTATGAATATTTTAAGAAAAGCATTCTCTAATAAAGCGGATGAATTTAAAGATGTTGTAAAAATGGGTAGAACTCAATTACAAGATGCAGTTCCAATGACTTTAGGACAAGAGTTTCATTCATTTGCTACTATGATTGAAGAAGATATTCAAAGATTAGTTGATGCACAACAATTAGTAAGAGAAATGAACTTAGGTGCAACTGCTATTGGTACAGGAATTAACTCTCATCCAGCATATGCACATGAAGTAGAATTAAGATTACAAGAAGTAACAGGAAGACCTTTTGTAACTGCAAAAGACTTAGTTGAAGCTACTCAAGATACAGGTGCTTATGTACAAATTTCTGGAGTATTAAAAAGAGTTGCAACTAAAATTTCTAAAATTTGTAATGACTTAAGACTTTTAAGTTCAGGACCAAGAACAGGATTTAATGAAATTAATTTACCAGCAATGCAACCAGGTTCATCAATTATGCCAGGTAAAGTTAATCCAGTTATCCCTGAAGTTGTTAACCAAGTTGCATTCCAAGTAATTGGTACAGATGTTACTATTACTATGGCAAGTGAAGGTGGACAATTACAATTAAACGTATTTGAACCAGTAATTGCTTACAACTTATTCAACTCAATCAACATGATGAAAAATGCATTTGAAACATTAGCTGAAAAATGTGTTGTTGGTATTACTGCAAATGAAGAAAGATGTAAAGATTTAGTATTACATAGTATTGGTCTAGTTACAGCTTTAAATCCATATATTGGATATGAAAACTCAACAAATGTTGCAAAAGAAGCACTAGATTCAGGAAGATCAGTTTATGACATCGTATTAGAGAAAAAATTATTAACTAAAGAAGAATTAGACGATATTATTAAACCAGAAAATATGATCAAACCAAGAGAGAGAAAATAG
- a CDS encoding fumarate reductase iron-sulfur subunit: MARQLTIRVLRYDPQSGDSKPYFKDYSIEETDSMTIYLALTQIRETLDAGLSFDFVCRAGICGSCAMMINGRPKLACRTLTKDLDSVITLLPLPTFKLIKDLSVNTGEWMDGMSKRVESWIHTSKETDIANLEERIDPDVADEVFELDRCIECGCCVAACGTKLIREDFVGAVGLNRVARFECDPHDERTDEDYYELVGDDNGIFGCMTLLGCEDTCPKHLPLQNKIAYMRRKLATIKE, from the coding sequence ATGGCACGACAATTAACAATAAGAGTATTAAGATACGACCCACAAAGTGGGGATAGTAAACCGTATTTCAAAGATTATTCAATTGAAGAAACAGACAGTATGACAATCTATTTAGCTCTAACACAAATTAGAGAGACTTTAGATGCAGGTCTAAGTTTTGACTTTGTATGTCGTGCAGGTATTTGTGGAAGTTGTGCCATGATGATTAATGGTAGACCAAAACTTGCTTGTAGAACTTTAACAAAAGATTTAGATAGTGTTATTACTCTATTACCTTTACCAACATTCAAACTAATTAAAGATTTATCTGTAAATACAGGTGAATGGATGGATGGTATGAGTAAAAGAGTTGAGTCTTGGATTCATACTTCAAAAGAGACTGATATTGCTAATCTTGAAGAAAGAATTGATCCAGATGTAGCTGATGAGGTATTTGAACTTGATAGATGTATTGAGTGTGGATGTTGTGTAGCTGCTTGTGGTACAAAATTAATTAGAGAAGATTTTGTTGGTGCAGTTGGATTAAATAGAGTTGCAAGATTCGAATGCGATCCACATGATGAAAGAACAGATGAAGATTATTATGAATTAGTTGGAGATGATAACGGAATCTTTGGATGTATGACTCTTCTTGGTTGTGAGGATACTTGTCCAAAACACCTTCCTTTACAAAATAAAATTGCTTATATGCGAAGAAAACTTGCTACTATAAAAGAGTAG
- a CDS encoding fumarate reductase flavoprotein subunit codes for MKIKYCDALVIGGGLAGLRAAVAAADKGLSTTVLSLVPVKRSHSAAAQGGMQASLGNAKMSEGDNEDVHFADTVKGSDWGCDQEVARMFVTTAPKAIRELAAWGVPWTRIRKGNHEAVINTKKTNIYEDENKHGLINSRDFGGTKKWRTCYTADATGHTMLFAVANEALKNNVNIEDRKEAIGLIHKDNRCYGAIVRDLISGDIVAYVSKGTCIATGGYGRIYEITTNAVICEGIGTAIALETGVAKLGNMEAVQFHPTPLFPSGILLTEGCRGDGGVLRDVDGYRFMPDYEPEKKDLASRDVVSRRMMEHIRKGKGVDSPYGKHLWLDISILGRAHIERNLRDVQEICEYFAGIDPADEGAKGWAPVHPMQHYSMGGIRTKPTGESPTLKGLFSCGEAACWDMHGFNRLGGNSVSETVVAGMIVGNYFADFCKDNEIEIETKYIEQFVKEKESYMEELITRNGNEDVFKIKNRMKKIMQDYVGIFRDGNGLEKAVNELEDLYKRSKNISIKHKQLSANPELEEAYRVPMMLKVALCVAKGALDRTESRGAHTREDYPKRDDAKWLKRTLTSWKNGDTMPTVEYEDLDIMTMEIPPAFRGYGAKGMIIEHPDSAKRQAEVDEIREKMEAEGKDRYEIQDALMPFPLQDEYKRKNIRLGVN; via the coding sequence ATGAAAATTAAATATTGTGACGCATTGGTAATTGGTGGTGGATTAGCTGGTTTAAGAGCAGCAGTTGCCGCAGCAGATAAAGGTTTAAGTACTACGGTTTTAAGTTTAGTTCCAGTAAAAAGATCACATAGTGCTGCTGCACAAGGTGGTATGCAGGCTTCACTAGGAAATGCAAAAATGTCTGAAGGTGATAATGAGGATGTACACTTTGCAGATACAGTAAAAGGTTCTGACTGGGGATGTGATCAAGAAGTTGCAAGAATGTTCGTTACAACTGCTCCAAAAGCAATTAGAGAATTAGCAGCATGGGGTGTGCCTTGGACTAGAATTAGAAAAGGTAACCACGAAGCAGTAATTAATACTAAAAAAACAAACATTTATGAAGATGAAAATAAACATGGTCTTATTAACTCAAGAGACTTTGGTGGTACTAAAAAATGGAGAACATGTTATACAGCTGATGCAACTGGACATACAATGTTATTTGCTGTTGCAAATGAAGCTTTAAAAAACAATGTTAATATTGAAGATAGAAAAGAAGCAATTGGACTTATTCATAAAGACAATAGATGTTATGGTGCAATTGTTAGAGATTTAATTTCTGGTGATATAGTAGCTTATGTTTCTAAAGGTACATGTATTGCAACTGGTGGATATGGAAGAATTTATGAAATTACAACAAATGCTGTAATTTGTGAAGGTATTGGTACTGCAATCGCTCTTGAAACAGGTGTTGCAAAACTTGGTAATATGGAAGCTGTACAATTCCACCCAACTCCACTTTTCCCATCTGGTATTTTATTAACAGAAGGTTGTAGAGGTGATGGTGGTGTTCTAAGAGATGTTGATGGTTATAGATTTATGCCAGATTATGAACCAGAGAAAAAAGATCTTGCTTCAAGAGACGTTGTTTCAAGAAGAATGATGGAACACATCAGAAAAGGTAAAGGTGTTGATTCTCCATATGGTAAACACCTATGGTTAGATATTTCTATTTTAGGTAGAGCACACATCGAAAGAAACTTAAGAGATGTACAAGAAATTTGTGAATACTTTGCAGGTATTGATCCAGCTGATGAAGGTGCAAAAGGATGGGCTCCAGTTCACCCAATGCAACACTACTCAATGGGTGGTATTAGAACAAAACCAACTGGTGAGTCTCCAACATTAAAAGGTCTTTTCTCTTGTGGTGAAGCTGCTTGTTGGGATATGCATGGATTTAATAGACTTGGAGGAAACTCAGTTTCTGAAACAGTTGTTGCTGGTATGATTGTAGGTAACTACTTTGCAGATTTTTGTAAAGATAATGAAATTGAAATTGAAACAAAATATATTGAGCAATTCGTAAAAGAAAAAGAATCATATATGGAAGAATTGATTACTAGAAATGGTAATGAAGATGTATTCAAAATCAAAAACAGAATGAAAAAAATTATGCAAGATTATGTTGGTATCTTTAGAGATGGTAATGGATTAGAAAAAGCTGTTAATGAATTAGAAGATTTATATAAAAGATCTAAAAATATTTCTATTAAACATAAACAACTTAGTGCAAATCCAGAACTTGAAGAAGCTTATAGAGTTCCAATGATGCTTAAAGTAGCACTTTGTGTTGCTAAAGGTGCATTAGATAGAACAGAATCAAGAGGTGCACATACAAGAGAAGATTATCCAAAAAGAGATGATGCTAAATGGTTAAAAAGAACTCTTACTTCATGGAAAAATGGTGATACAATGCCAACTGTAGAATATGAAGATCTAGATATTATGACAATGGAAATACCACCAGCATTTAGAGGTTATGGTGCTAAAGGTATGATTATTGAACATCCAGATTCTGCAAAAAGACAAGCTGAAGTTGATGAAATAAGAGAAAAAATGGAAGCTGAAGGTAAAGACAGATATGAGATTCAAGATGCATTAATGCCTTTCCCTCTACAAGATGAGTATAAAAGAAAAAATATTAGATTAGGAGTTAACTAA